TAACAACAACACTCTATCACAGGTGAACTCACTGAGTAACAACAACACTCTGTCACAGGTGAACTCACTGAGTAACAACAACATCTCACAGGTGAACTCACTGAGTAACAACAACACTCTGTCACAGGTGAACTCACTGTAACAACAACACTCTGTCACAGGTGAACTCACTGAGTAACAACAACACTCTGTCACAGGTGAACTCACTGAGTAACAACAACACTCTGTCACAGGTGAACACACTGAGTAACAACAACACTCTGTCACAGGTGAACTCACTGAGTAACAACAACACTCTGTCAACAGGGTGAACTCACTGTCTGTCACAGGTGAACTCACTGAGTAACAACAACACTCTGTCACAGGTGGAGTGTCACAGGTGAACTCACTGAGTAACAACAACACTCTATCACAACACTCTATCACAGGTGAACTCACTGAGTAACAACAACACTCTGTCACAGGTGAACTCACTGAATGATACTGTGTTCCATGTAAAAGAAGAacctttgttgttttacttaTGGCCGCAGTCAAGTCTCTCActtgtgtgtctcaggtgttGAGGGAGGCGAAGGAGCAAGAGGAGCTTCAGGCGGCAGAAGAAGACGAGTCGCCAGACTCGCAGAAGAAGGTGGTCGCTCACTACGGCATGCTGTTTGACGAGTTTCAGGGTCTGTCGCACCTCGAGGCTCTGGAGATTCTGTCCAGGGAGAGTGAGTCTAAGGTAGAAGCGCGGCACTTTCACTTGAGACTGAAAAGACGCAACAGAGATGACGACGGAGtctgacatgtttgtttcacgCTGCAGGTGAAGTCCGTGCTGACCACGCTGTCTGGAGACGAGCTGCGACAGCTCAGGGGAGAGCTGGACGACATCAAGGACTCTTTCTCCCTGGTGGAGTTTGATGACGAGGACGTCGACGAGCAGAAGGGTAAAGCTTTAAATTCAAgcaatttgaattcatttgaccTGAGAGGACAGATTCTTCGTTTCTGTTTGCAGATGAAGACGGCTCAGAATTTGAGAAGGAGTTGGTGACGGCTTTGGAGGGTTTGAGTGTTTCcaccacagtggacaaactcAGCAAAGTAAGACTGCCACTTCCTTCAAAATTTAGAGGTGCCGATCGTCATCGCTGCCACTCTGCGTGTTGTTTatttcccacaccaaaccccatagagaaaatcagggattttaacatcacagcacacaggagttgttggtccAAAGTTCTACTAAGTTCCAATGACTTGTTCTGTGACTTTGGcttttgaaaacctttgttcagattgacctcagtgacacaaagtgaccacatgaggcagcagtagaccagcagctcctgtgtgcctgcaagctaaaatccctgattttctctatggggtttggtgtgggagagtgagcgctttacaaacttcagtttccttttgGACAAGTCTGTTGaacagcgagataaagacgGGAACGTGTCCTGAAGACGTCGTAGACTTTAACGGACGTAGTTTTTATTGAGTCAATCATTTGTTGAGTCGCTAAAATTTGTCTCCTTTCTTGTGtccttacattttttttaaattctgttattctctcttcattttccagctttttcATCAATTAACCAAAGAAGAAGCCATGTGGAGTAAACACAGgacatagattaatttttttttttttccttattatttttcctccatCAGGCATGTAAGAACACCTGCAGTCAgatcagtcacatgactcagactgagagggaaggaggagaaagCGAGAAGAAAACTCCCGCTGTTGAGGTTTCACTTTCTTTTGTCTCTAATTTAACTTTTCTCgttctacttttatttttgtgtgtattcattttattttccgTCTGAAACTTGTCAGGAGATTCACGCCGCAGCCATCAGGAGTCTGGCGGAGCTGACCGCTCGATCCATCGAGCTTTTCCACAAACTGGCGGAGAAGATCCTCCTCTCTGGCGACGCCACAGATGCCAGCGTCCTATCGCAGTGAGTGGactttgtatgtatgtatgtatctatgtgtgtgtatgtgtatatacagtgggtacggaaagtattcagacccctttaaatttttcactctttgtttcattgcagccatttgctaaaatcaaaaaagttcattttatttctcattaatgtacactcagcaccacatcttgacagaaaaaaaacagaaatgtagaaatttttgcaaatgtattagaaagaaaaactgaaatatcacatggtcataagtattcataccctttgctgtgacactcatatttaactcacatactgtccatttcttctgattgtccttgagatggtgctgctccttcattggagtccagctgtgtttaattaaactgattggacttgattaggaaaggctgTCTATATACAGGTGCTGGTCATATAAttagaatatcatcaaaaagttgatttatgtcagtaattccattgtatgtatacatttattccacacagactgatatatctcaagtgtttattgcttttaattttgatgatttagctgacaactaatgaaaaccccaaattcagtatctcagaaaattagaatattacttaagaccaatacaaaaatatgttttttagaaatgttggtCAACTGACAAGTATGAACATGGGAAGTATGAGCATGTACAGCACTCAACACTTAGTTGGGGCTCCTTTTGCCTGAATTACTGCAGCAATGCGACGTGGCATGGAGTCGATCAGTCTGTGGCACTGCTCAGGTGTTATGAGAGCCCAGGTTGCTCAGATAGTGGCCTTCAGCTCTTCTGCATTGTTGGGTCTGGCGTATCGCATCTTCCTCTTCACAGTACCCCATAGATTTTCTATGGGGTTAAGGTAAGGCGAGTTTGCTAGCCAATGAAGAACAGGAATACCATGGTCCTTAAACCAGGTACTGGTAGCTTTGGCATCACTGACTGTGGAAACTTTTCACTGGATTCtgtgcctctcctctcttcctccagacTCTGGGACCTTGATTTCCAAAGGAAATGCAAAATGTACTTTCATCAGAGAACTTTGGACCACTCAGCAGCAGTCCAgtcctttttgtctttataCCAGGCGAGATGCTTCTGACGCTCTGTCTCTTGTTCAAGAGTGGTTTGACACAAGGAATGCGACAGCTGAAACGCATACGTCTGTGCGTGGTGGTTCTTGAAGCACTGACTCCAGCTGCAGTCCACTCTTTGTGAATCTCCGccacattttttaatgtgttttgtttcacaatCCTCTCCAGGGTGCGGTTATCCCTATTGCTTGTACACTTTTTTCTACCACATCTTTTCCTTCCCTTCAACTCTCTATTAATTTGCTTGGACACAGAGCTCTGTGAACAGCCAGCCTCTTTTGCGATGACCTTTTGTGTCTTGCCCTCCTTGTGCAAGTTGTCAATGGTCTATCAAGTCAGCAGTCTTCCCCATGATTGTGTAGCCTACAGAACTAGACTGAGAGACCATTTACAGGCCTTTTTAGGTGTTTTGAGTTAATTAGCTGATTAGAGTGAGGCACCAGGTGTCTTCAATATTGAACCTTTTCACAATATTCTAATTTTCTGAGATACTGAATTTGGGGTTTTCATTAGTTGTCAGCtaaatcatcaaaattaaaagcaataaacacttgagatatatcagtctgtgtggaatgaatgtatacatacaatggaattactgacataaatcaactttttgatgatattctaattatatgaccagcacctgtaagaccttacagctcacagtgcatgtcagagcaaatgagaatcatgaggtcgaagaAACTGCCCAAGGAgttcagagacagaattgtggcaaggcacagattaggccaaggttacaaaataatttctgt
This genomic stretch from Solea senegalensis isolate Sse05_10M linkage group LG13, IFAPA_SoseM_1, whole genome shotgun sequence harbors:
- the fam114a2 gene encoding protein FAM114A2 isoform X3, coding for MSDSEASVAEGKEVTAGGGHAEDTPDAPPTPPDVSTDVAPTRKARRRAEVKPAAQEEQKETEEEEKEVEEPSEGKQLPKTSSESSVSQAGWGYWGSWGKSILSTATATVATVGQGLTQVIEKAETSLGIPSPTDLSAQVEEEEKQQREATELLSLFNVSPTDNGGSESDRAVGGAMGVFSSLSSVVQSTGKTVISGGLDALEFIGKKTMDVIAEGDPGFKKTKGLMSRNNTLSQVLREAKEQEELQAAEEDESPDSQKKVVAHYGMLFDEFQGLSHLEALEILSRESESKVKSVLTTLSGDELRQLRGELDDIKDSFSLVEFDDEDVDEQKDEDGSEFEKELVTALEGLSVSTTVDKLSKACKNTCSQISHMTQTEREGGESEKKTPAVEEIHAAAIRSLAELTARSIELFHKLAEKILLSGDATDASVLSQLWDLDFQRKCKMYFHQRTLDHSAAVQSFLSLYQARCF